CACCGGAACAGGGGACGCCGCGACTCAGGAGACCCCACCTGAGGAAGCCGGGGATGCGGAGGCTTTCACCATGGACCAGGTGGAGGAGAACGACTCCGCGGAATCATGCTGGGCGGTCATGAGCGGGACCGTCTATGACCTCAGCGACTGGATCGAAGACCACCCTGGGGGACCAGAACGTATCGAAGGGCTGTGCGGCACCGATGCGTCCGCGGCCTTCGAAGGACAGCATGGCGGTCAAACGGGCCCCGAAGACCAGCTCGCCGAGTTTGAGATCGGAACGCTTGAAGACTGAGGAATCGCCGCTGCACATGCCAGCACCTAGCGAAGCCCTGGTCCGAACCTCAGTTCGGACCAGGGCTTGCCCTTGAGTCAGCTAGGAGTGAGCGCGGGTCTTCCCAAGACTCAGCGCTTGAGGTTGGTCAGCTCCTGCAGCACCTCGTCGCTGGTGGTGATGATGCGCGCGTTGGCCTGGAAGCCGCGCTGGGCCACGATCAGGTTGGTGAACTCCTGCGAGAGGTCCACATTGGACATCTCCAGCATCCCCCCGGCGAGCGTGCCGACTCCTGCGGCTCCCGGCGCCATGAAGTCCAGGGCTCCGGAGTTGGCGGTCACGGTGTAGCCCGAGCTGCCCAGCTTCTCGAGTCCGGCGGGATTGCCCACCTGGCCGAGCATGATCTGCGCGATCGGCTGCTGGGCGCCGTTGCTGAAGCGACCGGTCAGCGTGCCGTCGGCACCCAGGGTGTAGGACTGC
The nucleotide sequence above comes from Nesterenkonia halotolerans. Encoded proteins:
- a CDS encoding cytochrome b5 domain-containing protein gives rise to the protein MTTAIQAAHWKRTLLFPVAAIGVLLLSACGADDNQGEDSPGASGGETEAQTEDADTGTGDAATQETPPEEAGDAEAFTMDQVEENDSAESCWAVMSGTVYDLSDWIEDHPGGPERIEGLCGTDASAAFEGQHGGQTGPEDQLAEFEIGTLED